Genomic DNA from Pigmentiphaga litoralis:
TGCGCGTGCTGGTGGCCGGATCGAAGGTGCTGCGCTGGTTCAGGCTGCTGTGGATGGCATTCAGGGCATAGGCGATCGGCTCGGCCAGCTGCGCGGCGTAGGGGGTGGGTTCCATGCCGCGCGCGGTACGAATGAAGAGCTCGTCGTCCAGCAGCAGGCGCAGCCGCTTGAGCGCATTGCTGACCGCCGGCTGGGTCAGGCCCAGCGACGCGGCAGCGGCCGACACGCGGCGTTCGGTGATGAGCCGCTGGAAGACCACCAGCAGATTCAGGTCGATGTCCTTCAGGTCCATGGGTATTCCCGGGGTCGCCTACGGTCGTGCCTGCGTTCGCAATCACGCCCGCAGCAGTATTCACAGCCGTGATTATCAAGATTCACGACATTCTATATATTAATTTTTCTTCGCTCTCTACACTGCGTCCATAAACACAACAATGCAAGCCGAGACAGCTTCATGGAACTTCACGTAGAGCCCCAGGGCAGATCCCTAACGTTCGAAGCCGGCGCCAACCTGCTCGACACGCTGCGCGCCAACGACGTGCCGGTGTCGTACAGCTGCATGAGCGGCCGCTGCGGCACCTGTCGGTGCAAGGTGCTGGACGGCGACGTGCTCGAGTCCGGTCGCGAGATCACCTACACCCGGCCACGCGGCGACACCGAAGGCCGTTACGTGCTGGCCTGCATGAGCGTGCTCACCCAGTCCTGTCGGATCGAGGTGCCCGAGGCCGACGAGGTCGTGACCCATCCGGCGCGCATCCTGAAAGCCACCGTGGCGCATATCGACCCCCTGGCCCACGACATCATCGGGCTGCGTCTGAAGTCCGCCAAGCCACTCGCGTTTTCTCCCGGCCAGTACGCCACCCTGCAGTTCAGCCCCGATCACATCCGCCCCTATTCGATGGCGGGCGTGGCAGGCGATGAACTGCTTGAATTCCATGTCCGTAAGGTGCCCGACGGCCGCGTGACCGGCTATGTGCATACCGACCTGAAGGTGGGCGATACCGTGCGCGTCAGCGGCCCGCTGGGCACCGCCTACCTGCGCCGCCGCCACGAAGGCCCCATGCTGTGCGTGGCCGGCGGCACCGGCCTGGCGCCCGTGCTGTCGATCGTGCGGGGCGCCCTGGCTGGCGGCATGACCAATCCCATTCACGTGTACTTCGGCGTACGCTCGGTACAGGACGTGTATTGCGCGGAGCGCCTGAGCGACCTGGCGGCACGCCATGCCAACCTGCGCACCCACATCGTGGTCGCCGCAGGCGCCCCGGGGGCGGGCATGCGGGGCGGCTGGGTGACCGACGCGGTCGACCAGGACTGGCAGGACCTGACCGGCTGGCGGGTGTACCTGTGCGGTGCGCCCCCCATGGTGGAAGCCGCCGCCTTGCTCGCCGCACGCAAGGGCGCGGCGCCGGAGCATATTCACGCTGATGCGTTCTACGCGGCAGCTTAGACACATGCATGACGCGTTCTACGCGGCAGCTTAGCCATTACAAGGAGACACGATCATGAATGCGCAAATCCAGATCGATGACACCGCGCGCCAACGCGCCGCCTACTACGACCGCATCTCTCAAAGCAGCCTGACGCCGCTGTGGGAAGTGCTG
This window encodes:
- a CDS encoding 2Fe-2S iron-sulfur cluster-binding protein, yielding MELHVEPQGRSLTFEAGANLLDTLRANDVPVSYSCMSGRCGTCRCKVLDGDVLESGREITYTRPRGDTEGRYVLACMSVLTQSCRIEVPEADEVVTHPARILKATVAHIDPLAHDIIGLRLKSAKPLAFSPGQYATLQFSPDHIRPYSMAGVAGDELLEFHVRKVPDGRVTGYVHTDLKVGDTVRVSGPLGTAYLRRRHEGPMLCVAGGTGLAPVLSIVRGALAGGMTNPIHVYFGVRSVQDVYCAERLSDLAARHANLRTHIVVAAGAPGAGMRGGWVTDAVDQDWQDLTGWRVYLCGAPPMVEAAALLAARKGAAPEHIHADAFYAAA